AATTCAACACTTTGATTGTCAACTTTAATAATCATGGAACTCATCTCTCATAAATGGATTTGAGGTTTTTTCATACTCTAGAGTTGTTGCGGCGCCGTGTCCTGGAAGAACAGTATAATTTATTGTAAGCTGCTTTAGTTTTTTCAGCGAAGCTTTCATTCTATCGGAATCCCCACTATATAAATCTGTTCTTCCCATAGATCCAGCAAACAATGTGTCTCCACTGAACATTATTTCATTTACCAATATGCACATACTTCCCTTTGTATGACCTGGTGTATGCATAATTTCCAGCTTTAAATCCCCAAGTTCCAAAGTATCTCCATCGTGGAGCATCAAATCAGCATTAGAAGAAACTGAATTCATTCCTAATTGCTTTGAAAAATTATAGTCTGGGTTTTCAAGTATTTCTTTTTCCAAATAATGAATTACTATTTTGGGATTATAAGTATCCTTTAAATAGTTTATTGCTCCAATATGATCTCCATGAGCATGTGTTAGGATAATGTATTTTAAATCAAAACCATTGTCTTCAATTATATCTCTTATATTCTCAAAATCAGCACCTGGATCAATCACAGCTGCGCTCATCGAATTTTTATCCGCAATTACGTAACAGTTAACCCTATAGACGCCTACTTCTAGTTTTTCCAAAAACATGTACTTCCTCCTAAAATAACTTACTTGAGTCTAATAAAATTGTAACAGGTCCATCATTTTGAATGTCTACGAGCATATCTGCAC
This is a stretch of genomic DNA from Acetoanaerobium sticklandii. It encodes these proteins:
- a CDS encoding MBL fold metallo-hydrolase, with translation MFLEKLEVGVYRVNCYVIADKNSMSAAVIDPGADFENIRDIIEDNGFDLKYIILTHAHGDHIGAINYLKDTYNPKIVIHYLEKEILENPDYNFSKQLGMNSVSSNADLMLHDGDTLELGDLKLEIMHTPGHTKGSMCILVNEIMFSGDTLFAGSMGRTDLYSGDSDRMKASLKKLKQLTINYTVLPGHGAATTLEYEKTSNPFMRDEFHDY